In one Limosilactobacillus oris genomic region, the following are encoded:
- a CDS encoding iron-sulfur cluster biosynthesis family protein, with protein MNVTFTDDALQRIKRYLSPAKKILLDYDDGVGPFSAVGNCSLDSSYQMLFVDKDLAVPDYDRQIDSNIGPILIKGESLPQFEGEMEVRFNRHLFTLPLVSRKGILTDNLEVIDYSGTPGATQQGTAHDC; from the coding sequence ATGAACGTAACCTTTACTGACGACGCCTTACAACGAATTAAGCGGTACCTGAGCCCGGCAAAGAAGATTTTGCTGGACTACGATGACGGGGTCGGTCCTTTTTCCGCGGTTGGCAACTGCTCCTTGGACAGCAGCTACCAGATGCTCTTCGTTGACAAGGACTTGGCCGTGCCTGACTATGACCGGCAGATTGATTCCAACATTGGCCCCATTTTAATTAAGGGCGAATCCCTTCCCCAGTTTGAGGGGGAGATGGAGGTTCGTTTTAATCGTCACCTCTTCACGCTGCCCCTGGTCAGTCGAAAGGGGATCTTAACCGATAACCTGGAAGTGATCGATTACAGCGGTACCCCTGGAGCAACCCAGCAGGGGACGGCTCACGACTGCTAA
- a CDS encoding NAD-dependent succinate-semialdehyde dehydrogenase: MAYQTINPYTNEVEQTFENTTDEELEQTLTAAHRLYLEWRRDNKLEERKQIILNLGRILRERREEYAAIMTRDMGKLIGEAEGEVDLCASFCDYYVANADQFLAPEIIATTSGRAKVIKQSLGTLVAVEPWNFPFYQIARVFIPNFIVGNPMILKDASNCPASAQAFADAVKEAGAPAGSLTNLFLSYDQVNRAIADKRVAGVCLTGSERGGATVAKEAGANLKKNTMELGGNDAFIILDDADWDLVEKVAPAARLYNAGQVCTSSKRFIVLEKDYDHFLEIMKDAFSKVKMGDPLDPSTTLAPLSSKKAKEKLQGQVDLAVANGAKVYYGNQPVALAGQFFMPTILTDITPDNPLFDTEMFGPVAPVYKVKSEEEAIELANNSSYGLGNTVFSQNYEHAERVAAQIETGMSWINAGWASLPELPFGGVKNSGYGRELSSYGIEEFMNKHLIYETRQ, translated from the coding sequence ATGGCATATCAAACAATTAATCCATATACCAATGAAGTTGAACAAACATTTGAAAATACGACCGATGAAGAGCTGGAGCAAACGTTGACGGCCGCCCACCGCCTGTACTTAGAATGGCGAAGGGATAACAAGCTGGAAGAACGCAAGCAGATTATTCTGAATCTCGGACGGATCCTACGCGAACGGCGGGAAGAGTACGCAGCAATTATGACGAGAGACATGGGAAAGCTAATCGGCGAGGCAGAAGGGGAAGTGGACCTCTGTGCGTCCTTCTGTGATTACTATGTAGCAAATGCCGATCAGTTTTTAGCACCAGAGATAATTGCGACGACCAGCGGACGGGCAAAGGTAATCAAGCAGTCCCTGGGTACGCTTGTCGCGGTCGAACCATGGAACTTCCCGTTTTACCAAATCGCTCGGGTGTTTATTCCAAACTTTATCGTTGGCAATCCAATGATTCTAAAAGACGCATCAAATTGTCCGGCATCGGCGCAGGCCTTTGCGGACGCTGTTAAGGAAGCCGGTGCGCCTGCTGGTAGTTTAACAAACCTTTTCTTGTCGTACGACCAAGTAAATAGGGCAATCGCGGACAAGCGGGTTGCCGGAGTTTGTTTAACTGGTTCTGAACGGGGTGGAGCAACGGTTGCTAAGGAAGCCGGTGCTAACTTAAAGAAGAATACGATGGAGTTGGGCGGTAACGATGCCTTTATCATTCTGGATGACGCCGATTGGGACCTTGTCGAAAAGGTTGCGCCGGCTGCGCGCCTCTATAATGCGGGGCAGGTATGTACATCATCCAAGCGGTTTATCGTATTAGAAAAAGATTACGACCACTTCTTAGAGATAATGAAGGACGCCTTTTCTAAGGTTAAGATGGGGGACCCGCTCGATCCATCAACAACTTTGGCACCACTATCTTCAAAGAAAGCCAAGGAAAAACTTCAAGGACAAGTTGACTTAGCCGTTGCCAACGGTGCCAAGGTTTACTATGGGAATCAGCCGGTGGCGCTTGCGGGGCAGTTCTTTATGCCAACAATTTTAACGGACATTACGCCAGATAACCCGCTCTTTGATACCGAAATGTTTGGACCGGTGGCACCAGTGTACAAAGTCAAGTCCGAAGAAGAGGCAATTGAGCTGGCTAATAATTCCAGTTATGGTTTAGGAAACACGGTCTTTAGCCAAAACTATGAACATGCTGAACGAGTAGCCGCTCAGATTGAAACTGGGATGAGCTGGATCAACGCCGGCTGGGCATCACTACCGGAGCTTCCGTTTGGCGGAGTGAAGAATTCCGGCTATGGTCGTGAACTCAGCAGCTACGGAATAGAGGAGTTCATGAATAAGCACTTGATTTATGAGACACGGCAGTAA
- a CDS encoding LacI family DNA-binding transcriptional regulator — translation MKVTKPTIKNIARAAGVSTATVSRALAYKNNLKPATAKRIRQIAQEMGYHKNVAASQLASNITNTIAVIINYTQTDFWIGILNGILHRARELNHQVITFYAGDNDSRRLTQTVNEALEHQANGILMISGKMEQEQFEILSTAHMPYRLISIYNPEHPEHRYVSSNNVKIGEQATNYLIKRGHRRIGLVGIDRYLTGQQRLFGYQRAMTAAGLPINPHWIHYGDYSYQDGKKLFSAIQDSSVTAVVAGSDMIGAGLIKAATQAGWRLPEQLSIISIDGSDTCELTTPELTTVSQDFYQMGLTSVDNLLQDQPATFIPTTLIERDSVQTLPTEK, via the coding sequence ATGAAAGTCACGAAACCAACAATTAAAAACATTGCGCGGGCAGCCGGCGTTTCAACCGCCACCGTCTCCCGCGCCCTCGCTTACAAGAATAATTTAAAACCAGCGACCGCTAAGCGGATTCGGCAAATCGCCCAAGAAATGGGTTACCACAAGAACGTTGCTGCTTCCCAACTAGCCTCCAACATTACCAATACGATCGCCGTCATTATCAATTACACGCAGACGGACTTTTGGATCGGGATTCTCAACGGAATTCTCCACCGCGCCCGGGAGCTTAACCACCAGGTCATCACTTTTTATGCGGGTGACAATGATTCCCGCCGGCTCACCCAGACCGTTAACGAGGCGCTCGAACACCAGGCAAACGGGATTTTAATGATTTCCGGCAAGATGGAGCAGGAACAATTTGAGATTCTCAGTACCGCCCACATGCCCTACCGCTTAATCTCGATTTACAATCCTGAGCATCCCGAGCACCGTTATGTTTCCTCTAACAACGTCAAAATTGGCGAGCAGGCAACGAACTACCTGATTAAACGGGGACACCGGCGAATCGGTCTCGTTGGCATTGACCGCTACCTGACCGGCCAGCAGCGACTCTTTGGCTACCAACGTGCGATGACGGCGGCAGGGTTGCCAATCAATCCTCATTGGATCCACTATGGCGATTACAGCTATCAGGACGGAAAAAAGCTCTTTAGTGCCATTCAGGATAGCAGTGTGACTGCGGTCGTCGCCGGCAGCGACATGATTGGTGCCGGCTTGATAAAAGCCGCGACCCAGGCCGGCTGGCGGCTCCCGGAACAACTTTCGATCATTTCAATTGATGGGTCCGATACTTGTGAACTGACGACGCCAGAACTGACGACCGTTAGCCAGGATTTCTACCAGATGGGCCTCACAAGCGTTGACAACCTGCTCCAGGATCAACCCGCGACCTTTATTCCAACCACCCTAATCGAACGAGACAGTGTTCAAACCTTACCCACGGAAAAGTAA
- a CDS encoding glycoside hydrolase family 13 protein produces MENKHWWNNSVVYQIYPKSFQDSNGDGVGDLRGIINRLDYLQKLGVDVIWLNPIYKSPQVDNGYDISDYQAINPTLGDMADFQELIDGIHQRGMKLVMDLVVNHTSDQHHWFQEAKKGKDNKYRDYYIWRDGKDGHEPNNWGSYFSGSAWQYDQDSDQYYLHLFATQQPDLNWENSDVRHSVYDMMNWWAAKGVDGFRMDVINLISKPEGLPDGKKAADEKYANVEPLVANGHRIHEFLQEMNKNVMSKHKMITVGETPGATPEDAEKYADLDNKELNMVFQFEHMGLDGNPNPALGKWYDQKTKLSDLRANFTKWQEKLAGKAWNSLYWNNHDQPRVVSRFGDDSTEEYRVKSAKMLATMLHFQQGTPYIYEGEEIGMTNAAFPKLDDYVDLESLNAYHQLVDDQHLLDGKTMMKYIAKHSRDNARTPMQWDASANAGFTTGTPWEKVNPAYKYINVDQALADPNSIFYYYQKLIQLRHELPVITNGSYRLADGNEDDQEVYAYLRQNADTTLLVILNYTDQGLTRHYDVPSNAQLLISNYADDAGDVLRPYEAKVYQY; encoded by the coding sequence ATGGAGAACAAACATTGGTGGAATAATTCAGTTGTTTATCAAATCTACCCGAAGAGTTTTCAGGATAGTAACGGTGATGGGGTTGGTGACCTGCGCGGGATTATCAACCGGCTGGATTACTTACAGAAACTGGGTGTCGACGTCATTTGGCTCAACCCGATTTACAAGTCGCCCCAGGTAGATAATGGCTACGACATTAGCGATTATCAGGCGATTAATCCAACCCTCGGTGACATGGCTGATTTTCAGGAGTTGATTGATGGCATCCACCAGCGGGGAATGAAATTGGTCATGGACCTGGTAGTCAACCACACTTCGGACCAGCACCACTGGTTCCAGGAAGCGAAGAAGGGGAAGGACAACAAGTACCGTGACTACTACATTTGGCGGGATGGTAAGGATGGTCACGAACCAAATAACTGGGGTTCGTACTTCTCTGGTTCGGCCTGGCAGTATGACCAGGATTCCGACCAGTACTACCTCCACTTATTCGCTACCCAGCAGCCAGATTTGAACTGGGAGAACTCGGACGTCCGTCACAGTGTCTATGACATGATGAACTGGTGGGCTGCCAAGGGGGTCGATGGTTTCCGGATGGACGTCATCAACTTAATTTCTAAGCCGGAGGGCCTGCCAGACGGTAAAAAGGCGGCGGATGAGAAGTACGCCAACGTTGAACCGCTCGTCGCCAATGGTCACCGGATTCACGAGTTCTTGCAGGAAATGAACAAGAATGTCATGAGCAAGCACAAGATGATTACCGTGGGTGAAACGCCGGGAGCTACACCAGAAGACGCTGAGAAGTACGCGGACCTGGACAACAAGGAACTAAACATGGTCTTCCAGTTTGAACACATGGGCCTGGATGGCAATCCGAATCCGGCGCTGGGCAAGTGGTACGACCAGAAGACTAAGCTGAGTGACCTGCGGGCTAACTTCACTAAGTGGCAGGAAAAACTTGCTGGCAAGGCTTGGAACTCCCTTTACTGGAACAACCATGACCAGCCACGGGTAGTTTCCCGCTTTGGTGACGATAGCACCGAAGAATACCGGGTTAAGTCCGCCAAAATGTTAGCGACGATGCTCCACTTCCAGCAGGGAACCCCGTACATTTACGAGGGGGAAGAAATTGGGATGACCAACGCGGCCTTCCCAAAGCTCGACGATTACGTCGACCTTGAATCACTTAACGCCTACCACCAGCTCGTCGACGACCAGCACCTCCTGGACGGTAAGACGATGATGAAGTACATTGCCAAGCACAGTCGGGACAACGCCCGGACGCCAATGCAGTGGGATGCCTCTGCTAACGCTGGCTTTACGACTGGCACCCCGTGGGAAAAGGTCAACCCGGCGTACAAGTACATCAACGTTGACCAGGCGCTGGCGGATCCAAACTCAATTTTCTACTACTACCAGAAGCTCATTCAGCTACGACATGAACTACCGGTCATCACTAACGGGAGCTACCGCTTGGCAGACGGCAATGAGGATGACCAGGAGGTTTACGCTTACCTGCGGCAAAACGCTGACACCACATTGTTGGTCATCTTAAACTACACTGACCAGGGTCTGACCCGTCACTATGACGTTCCAAGCAACGCCCAGCTGCTGATCAGCAACTACGCTGACGATGCGGGGGATGTCCTTCGGCCGTACGAAGCTAAGGTTTACCAGTATTAA
- a CDS encoding gluconate:H+ symporter — protein sequence MPLLIVLIGVILLIFMIVKLKLNTFVALVITSFIVALMLGLPLTKIPTTIETGIGGQLGHLAIIFGFGSMLGQLVSDAGGGYRIATTLIDKFGRRWIQVAVILASFIIGLALFFEVGLVVVLPIIFIIAWELDMPLMYLGIPMAATLNVTHAFLPPHPAPTAISDILGASLGHVLLLGIIAAIPTIIIAGPVFNWFLHKVYPQVYRKNIDISVLGDYKEFKLDETPKFGISVLTAMMPVILIAIATICSFIFPKSNPVNEFIQFVGAPDLAMLLSLIFAIFTMGLHRNKTMNQITDSMVLSIKQISVMLLIIGGGGAFKQVLVDGGISKYISSLFAQTNISPILAAWLITALLRVSLGSSTVAAMTASGLVAPMAHQFGSNSAMAALMVLSVGAGSVFCDHVNDAGFWMIKEYFGLSLKETLLSWSTLTSVLAIAGLGSVYAISLFV from the coding sequence ATGCCATTATTAATTGTTTTAATCGGCGTCATCCTGCTGATCTTCATGATTGTCAAGCTGAAGCTCAACACCTTCGTCGCCTTAGTTATCACTTCATTCATCGTTGCCCTGATGCTGGGCCTGCCACTGACTAAAATTCCGACAACAATCGAAACCGGGATCGGCGGCCAATTAGGGCACCTGGCAATTATCTTCGGTTTTGGTTCCATGCTGGGCCAGCTGGTTTCCGATGCCGGTGGTGGTTACCGGATTGCCACGACCCTGATTGACAAGTTTGGGCGGCGCTGGATCCAAGTTGCCGTCATCCTGGCCTCCTTCATCATCGGTCTGGCCCTCTTCTTTGAAGTCGGCTTGGTCGTAGTGCTGCCAATTATCTTTATTATCGCCTGGGAACTGGATATGCCACTGATGTACCTGGGGATTCCGATGGCTGCCACTTTGAACGTCACCCACGCCTTCCTGCCACCGCACCCGGCACCAACTGCCATTTCTGATATTCTTGGCGCCAGCCTGGGGCACGTCCTCCTGCTCGGGATCATCGCCGCAATTCCAACCATCATCATTGCCGGGCCAGTCTTCAACTGGTTCCTCCACAAAGTCTACCCACAGGTTTACCGTAAGAACATCGATATTTCCGTTTTAGGTGACTACAAGGAATTCAAGCTCGACGAGACACCTAAGTTTGGCATTTCAGTTTTGACCGCCATGATGCCGGTAATCCTGATTGCCATCGCTACCATCTGCTCATTCATCTTCCCTAAGAGCAACCCGGTCAACGAATTCATCCAATTCGTCGGGGCTCCTGACCTGGCAATGCTGCTTTCATTAATTTTTGCCATCTTTACCATGGGTCTGCACCGGAATAAGACGATGAACCAGATTACCGACTCGATGGTTTTGTCCATCAAGCAAATTTCCGTTATGCTGCTGATTATCGGTGGTGGGGGTGCCTTCAAGCAGGTCCTGGTCGACGGGGGGATTTCCAAGTACATCTCCAGCCTGTTCGCCCAGACCAACATCTCACCAATCCTCGCCGCATGGCTGATTACCGCCCTGCTCCGGGTTTCTCTTGGTTCCTCGACCGTTGCCGCGATGACCGCGTCCGGCCTGGTTGCCCCAATGGCACACCAGTTTGGCTCCAACTCCGCGATGGCTGCCCTGATGGTACTGAGTGTTGGTGCTGGTTCCGTCTTCTGTGACCACGTCAACGACGCCGGTTTCTGGATGATTAAGGAATACTTCGGCCTTTCCCTCAAGGAAACCCTGCTTTCCTGGTCAACTCTGACCTCCGTCCTGGCGATTGCCGGACTGGGTTCGGTCTACGCCATCTCACTGTTTGTCTAG
- a CDS encoding restriction endonuclease subunit S, which produces MGDFFKKYQNKIFLDDTTKYIQISVRNTGKVEYRTTNYGKDIGRKRQYLVDTKNYPDTLTFTRQTIYEGGIGYIPSSLNGAIVTENMPLLAKNSKIDKNFSKILFKTHLYYHNVIEKNKPIGSAQKALHEKVWLESVVTVPTLLEQQKIGEFFKQLDSLITLHQRKLDHLEEQKKGFLQKMFPKKGQTVPEIRFPGFTDAWEQRRLGEVGKTQSGIGFPNKEQGGHQGIPFFKVSDMNNEGNEFEMKISNNYVTEIQIANRKWKPISEVPAVIFAKVGAALMLNRKRLVKVPFLIDNNTMAYIFSNEWDPYFGKTLFDTLNLPRYAQIGALPSFNGSDIENIKVMLPSLREQQALSHFFQNINSLITLHQRKLNHLKLLKKSLLQQMFI; this is translated from the coding sequence TTGGGGGATTTCTTTAAAAAATATCAAAATAAGATATTTCTAGATGATACTACAAAATATATTCAAATATCAGTAAGAAATACAGGAAAAGTTGAATATCGTACGACTAATTATGGAAAAGATATAGGTAGGAAGCGTCAATATTTAGTAGACACTAAAAATTATCCCGATACTTTAACATTTACTAGACAGACTATTTATGAAGGTGGTATAGGCTACATCCCCAGTTCACTTAATGGTGCAATTGTTACTGAGAACATGCCGTTGTTGGCTAAAAATAGTAAGATAGACAAAAATTTTTCAAAAATATTATTTAAGACACACTTGTATTATCACAATGTTATCGAAAAGAACAAACCTATTGGTTCGGCACAAAAAGCTTTACATGAAAAGGTATGGCTCGAAAGCGTTGTAACAGTACCTACTTTACTTGAACAACAGAAGATAGGGGAATTTTTCAAACAACTTGATTCGCTCATCACTCTTCATCAGCGTAAGCTTGACCACTTAGAGGAACAAAAGAAGGGGTTTTTACAAAAAATGTTCCCGAAAAAGGGCCAAACAGTTCCAGAAATTCGTTTTCCGGGATTCACCGACGCTTGGGAACAGCGGAGACTGGGGGAAGTGGGTAAAACACAATCAGGTATTGGTTTTCCTAATAAAGAGCAAGGAGGACATCAGGGAATTCCTTTTTTCAAAGTTTCAGACATGAATAATGAAGGAAACGAATTTGAAATGAAAATTTCAAATAATTACGTGACTGAAATTCAAATTGCTAATAGAAAATGGAAACCTATTTCAGAAGTTCCAGCAGTAATTTTTGCAAAGGTTGGAGCCGCGCTAATGCTTAACAGGAAAAGATTAGTCAAAGTCCCATTCTTAATTGATAACAATACAATGGCATATATATTTAGTAATGAATGGGATCCTTATTTTGGAAAAACTTTATTTGATACATTGAATCTACCACGATATGCACAGATTGGGGCTTTACCATCATTTAATGGATCCGATATTGAAAACATCAAAGTTATGCTTCCTAGTTTGAGAGAGCAGCAAGCGCTTAGTCATTTTTTCCAGAATATCAACTCCCTCATCACTCTTCATCAGCGTAAGCTAAATCACCTTAAACTACTAAAAAAATCACTACT
- a CDS encoding SLC45 family MFS transporter: protein MDRKTNEDNRVDLDSGMPALTKSQIFSITFAFFGINMAFSLQSSQMSRICQTIGANPNSLGFFFIFPPLMGMIVQPILGQMSDRTWNRFGRRLPYLLFGTPIAALVLIMLPFSGSFGFGYGSLAAMTYAAIAICFMDLFSNVCMQPLRMLVGDMVNNKQKNAAWSWQQVFSNGGAILATILPFVFTAFGMSNTAKRGVVPQTVIWAYLCAAAVLLITGLWTVFNVKEYDPKTYARYHRINVEEVHQKVSLWKLVKQAPRSFWEINLVQLFSWFAIMYVWTYTTGTVAKNIWGTTDVSSAGYQAAGNWYGILTAVYSIAGIVWGLLYAHAKANARKKWYVVGMLLGALGLGSMAFITSKTLSVIAMILFGIANFSINTIPFTLLTSSLNGKNEGAYLGLFNVGICVPQILASLCSFFIFPLVGHNQTMMMLIAGLSLLVGALVVPRIHEGVTVQKAEQQEEQ from the coding sequence ATGGATAGAAAGACAAACGAAGATAACCGGGTCGACCTTGACTCGGGGATGCCAGCCCTGACGAAGAGTCAAATCTTTTCCATCACCTTCGCCTTCTTTGGCATTAACATGGCGTTCTCGTTGCAAAGCTCACAGATGAGCCGGATTTGTCAGACGATTGGGGCGAACCCTAACAGTCTTGGCTTCTTCTTCATCTTCCCACCGCTAATGGGGATGATCGTCCAACCAATTTTAGGGCAAATGTCTGACCGGACGTGGAACCGCTTTGGTCGGCGGCTGCCATACCTGCTCTTTGGGACGCCAATCGCGGCATTAGTCCTGATCATGCTGCCATTCTCTGGTTCCTTCGGCTTCGGTTACGGCTCGCTGGCCGCAATGACATACGCCGCAATTGCCATCTGCTTCATGGACCTGTTCTCTAACGTTTGTATGCAGCCCCTCCGGATGCTAGTCGGGGACATGGTTAACAACAAGCAGAAGAACGCCGCCTGGTCCTGGCAACAGGTCTTCTCTAATGGTGGTGCGATTCTTGCTACGATTTTGCCATTCGTCTTCACCGCATTTGGGATGTCTAACACGGCGAAGCGGGGAGTGGTCCCGCAAACTGTTATCTGGGCCTACCTCTGTGCCGCTGCGGTTCTGCTGATTACCGGTCTCTGGACGGTCTTCAACGTTAAGGAATACGATCCCAAGACCTACGCTCGTTACCACCGGATCAATGTCGAAGAAGTGCACCAAAAGGTCAGCCTCTGGAAGCTGGTCAAGCAGGCACCACGGTCCTTCTGGGAAATCAACCTCGTTCAATTATTCTCCTGGTTTGCAATTATGTACGTTTGGACCTACACTACTGGGACCGTTGCCAAGAACATCTGGGGCACGACCGATGTTAGTTCCGCCGGCTACCAAGCTGCCGGGAACTGGTACGGGATTTTGACCGCCGTTTACAGCATCGCCGGAATTGTCTGGGGGTTGCTGTACGCCCACGCCAAGGCCAATGCCCGGAAGAAGTGGTACGTAGTAGGGATGTTGCTCGGTGCCCTCGGCCTGGGCAGCATGGCCTTCATCACTTCTAAGACCTTGTCGGTTATCGCGATGATTCTCTTTGGGATTGCCAACTTCAGTATCAACACGATTCCATTTACCCTATTGACTTCTTCTCTGAATGGGAAGAACGAAGGGGCCTACCTGGGGCTCTTTAACGTCGGGATCTGTGTCCCACAAATTTTGGCATCGCTGTGCAGCTTCTTCATCTTCCCGCTGGTTGGTCACAACCAAACGATGATGATGCTGATTGCCGGTCTGTCACTGTTAGTCGGTGCCTTGGTGGTTCCACGGATTCACGAAGGGGTTACCGTTCAAAAGGCCGAACAGCAAGAAGAACAGTAA
- a CDS encoding gluconokinase — MNYLIGVDVGTTSTKAVLYDEHAHVIDQFTQGYPLYRDSNGMAEQDPEKMVAAVEQVIHDAGQQIDFAKEKLLAVSFSSANQSLILLDEHFQPQSRVITWADTRARNAADQLKRSPLGKQLYAKTGTPIHPMSPLTKLLWLKDTAPERLAAASYFGDIKSYLFYRFFNSFKVDISIASCTGMMNINSGDWDPTALELTGVNKDQLPEIVNGTTQASGLTNESVAKMGIPAETPFVYGAFDGALSNLGVGAIQQDTVAITIGTSAGVRVITDHPVIDPQERLFCYAVDNGLWVVGGPLNNGGDVYQWAVEHLVTPSAVQNEQTDPFTLANRVIEGEPAGANGLIFLPFLGGERAPLWDANARGSFFGLNNLHTRADMLRAVMEGICMNIATVYQAVCDLVGQPKSVTATGGFARAEVWRQMLADVLNCPVNIPESFESGCLGAITMAMKSLGMVDSLSAVQDFIGAEKSYQPVPETVAVYQKYLPLFQQVEGLLSPAYSTIAKLQRK, encoded by the coding sequence TTGAACTACTTAATTGGTGTGGACGTTGGAACTACGAGCACGAAAGCCGTCCTCTATGACGAACACGCTCATGTGATCGACCAGTTTACCCAGGGCTACCCACTCTACCGGGACAGCAACGGGATGGCCGAGCAGGATCCGGAAAAAATGGTGGCCGCCGTTGAACAGGTCATCCACGATGCTGGCCAACAGATTGATTTCGCCAAGGAAAAATTGTTAGCGGTTTCGTTCTCTAGCGCCAACCAGAGTTTGATTTTACTGGATGAACACTTCCAACCCCAGTCCCGGGTAATCACCTGGGCGGATACCCGGGCCCGGAACGCCGCCGACCAATTAAAGCGGTCGCCGCTGGGCAAACAGCTCTACGCTAAAACCGGGACGCCAATTCACCCGATGTCCCCCCTGACCAAACTCCTGTGGCTCAAAGACACGGCACCAGAAAGGTTGGCTGCTGCCAGCTACTTTGGCGACATCAAGTCCTACCTCTTCTACCGCTTCTTTAACAGCTTCAAGGTTGACATCTCAATCGCCTCCTGTACGGGGATGATGAACATCAACAGTGGCGACTGGGACCCGACCGCCCTGGAGCTGACGGGGGTCAATAAGGACCAGCTACCGGAAATCGTCAACGGAACCACCCAGGCAAGCGGCCTGACAAACGAGTCCGTTGCTAAGATGGGCATTCCGGCGGAGACCCCGTTCGTTTACGGCGCCTTTGATGGGGCACTTTCCAACCTTGGTGTTGGAGCCATCCAGCAGGACACGGTCGCCATCACCATCGGAACTTCTGCGGGGGTCCGGGTTATCACCGACCACCCAGTAATCGACCCCCAAGAGCGGCTCTTCTGCTACGCCGTCGATAATGGCCTCTGGGTGGTCGGCGGACCCCTCAACAACGGTGGGGACGTCTACCAGTGGGCAGTTGAACACCTGGTGACCCCAAGTGCCGTCCAAAACGAGCAAACCGACCCGTTTACCCTCGCCAACCGGGTGATTGAGGGTGAACCAGCAGGGGCCAACGGGCTGATCTTCCTTCCCTTCCTCGGTGGCGAGCGGGCCCCACTCTGGGATGCCAACGCCCGGGGTTCCTTCTTTGGTCTTAATAACCTTCACACCCGGGCCGATATGCTCCGGGCCGTCATGGAAGGAATCTGCATGAACATTGCGACGGTCTACCAGGCGGTCTGCGACCTGGTCGGCCAGCCAAAGAGCGTAACTGCAACCGGCGGCTTTGCCCGGGCTGAAGTTTGGCGGCAGATGCTCGCCGACGTCCTTAACTGCCCGGTCAACATCCCGGAATCATTTGAGTCGGGCTGCCTCGGCGCCATTACAATGGCGATGAAGAGCCTAGGGATGGTCGACAGCCTGAGCGCGGTCCAGGACTTTATCGGTGCGGAGAAGTCTTACCAGCCGGTCCCGGAAACCGTCGCTGTTTACCAAAAGTACCTGCCGCTCTTCCAGCAGGTCGAGGGACTATTATCACCGGCCTACTCTACGATTGCAAAATTGCAGCGAAAATAG